In one window of Musa acuminata AAA Group cultivar baxijiao chromosome BXJ3-2, Cavendish_Baxijiao_AAA, whole genome shotgun sequence DNA:
- the LOC103975056 gene encoding wall-associated receptor kinase 1-like, which translates to MGWVELLLLLLTLSSMGSTNVESASTKENFTLPSNCTKRCGNINFEYPFGIDKGCYRRGFNLTCKKNTDQPPRLFLGDGKLEVTRIDLDIGTVRVKTPIVTMDLDEKFINVPLIDLQGWPYSFTSSEQKIRNTYFDFTDNTLLVSGCNAVASLLDPVTNDTFDTCATICTPNGNRYCTIDLYNWNRTSLGIQLTRLNQTEFHLVNSSSIKIFLYDTRNITDDDLTEIRKGKSTKAEVALSWYIKDHPTCEEAKNMTNYACINPNSDCYDVLNNAYTNYNFGYFCRCSLNYQGNPYLPDGCQEISPTFAPDKGCQTKCGGISVSFPFGLKERCYRSQAFALTCNETSKPPTLFFHRYYIVHNISLEEGQLVASALNTTPTISYFGSYIYYYSYFFSYETGPFARLEQQSIFSWVIEIQHCEEARQNKDTFACVDKNSVCEDITKTSNEDSWGYRCNCAKGYQGNPYIADGCKDIDECSGPNNYDCNGTCINTIGGYECLPPDKKQTVLLGVIIGVSLGSGLLLLSISFIILRRKWKIRKQKKIRERHFQQNHGLLLQQLISSNEDVAERTKIFSLEEIEKATNNFDETRILGHGGHGTVYKGILSDQRVVAVKKSKIVKKSEIDQFINEVVILSQINHRNIVRLFGCCLETEVPLLVYEFISNGTLADHLHVSYGNSALSWEDRLRIAIEIAGALAYLHSAASISILHRDVKSSNILLDDHFMAKVSDFGTSRFIPLDETHIITAIQGTFGYLDPEYYQTSQLTEKSDVYSFGVILLELLTGKKPVFSIEHENTQNLSMYFLQAMREKHSFDLVEDRVMKEGTQRELLEIIQLIETCLKLKGIERPTMKEVEHKLQSLKRIKKKEGYPIREGMEETEYLLSDSSYTFSDSVDQTTEGMSRNYSLEKEFLWSLYNLR; encoded by the exons atggggtGGGTGGagctgttgctgctgcttctgACATTGAGTTCAATGGGTTCAACAAATGTAGAAAGCGCATCGACAAAGGAAAATTTCACTTTACCTTCCAATTGCACAAAAAGATGTGGCAATATCAATTTTGAGTACCCTTTCGGGATAGACAAAGGTTGTTATCGTCGGGGCTTTAATCTTACTTGCAAGAAAAATACCGACCAACCTCCAAGGCTCTTCTTGGGTGATGGAAAACTCGAGGTCACTAGAATCGATTTGGATATTGGGACTGTGCGCGTCAAGACACCCATTGTCACCATGGATTTGGATGAGAAGTTCATTAATGTTCCGTTAATTGACCTTCAGGGTTGGCCTTACTCTTTCACATCATCAGAACAGAAAATACGTAACACCTATTTTGATTTTACAGATAATACATTGCTAGTGTCTGGTTGCAACGCCGTAGCCTCTCTACTGGATCCCGTTACTAATGATACTTTTGATACTTGCGCAACTATATGCACTCCCAATGGCAACAGGTATTGCACAATTGATCTCTATAATTGGAACAGGACTTCTTTGGGGATTCAATTAACTCGACTCAACCAGACTGAGTTTCATCTTGTCAATAGCTCCAGCATCAAAATCTTTCTTTATGATACAAGAAATATTACTGATGATGATCTCACAGAAATAAGGAAGGGAAAAAGCACAAAAGCGGAGGTCGCCCTATCTTGGTACATCAAAGACCATCCTACCTGTGAAGAGGCTAAGAATATGACAAACTACGCTTGCATCAATCCCAATAGTGACTGCTACGACGTCCTTAATAATGCCTACACGAATTATAATTTTGGGTACTTTTGTCGATGTTCTCTTAATTATCAAGGCAATCCATACCTACCCGATGGCTGTCAAG AAATATCTCCTACTTTTGCTCCGGACAAAGGCTGTCAAACAAAATGTGGGGGTATTAGCGTCTCTTTTCCATTCGGGCTAAAAGAGCGTTGTTACAGAAGCCAGGCATTTGCTCTTACATGCAACGAGACATCCAAACCTCCCACTCTCTTCTTCCACCGCTATTACATAGTGCACAATATCTCGTTGGAGGAAGGACAACTGGTAGCCAGCGCACTGAACACAACACCAACCATTAGTTATTTCGGTTCTTACATTTATTACTACAGCTactttttttcatatgaaactggACCTTTCGCTCGACTTGAACAGCAGTCCATCTTTAGTTGGGTAATTGAGATTCAGCATTGCGAGGAGGCCAGACAGAACAAGGACACATTCGCATGTGTCGACAAAAACAGTGTATGTGAGGACATTACCAAAACTTCTAACGAAGATAGTTGGGGATATCGTTGCAATTGCGCTAAAGGTTATCAAGGAAATCCATACATTGCCGATGGATGTAAAG ATATTGACGAGTGCAGCGGTCCCAACAATTACGATTGCAATGGGACATGCATAAATACGATAGGTGGTTATGAATGCCTTCCTCCTGACAAAAAACAGACAGTTTTGTTAG GTGTCATAATCGGTGTAAGTCTTGGCAGTGGCTTATTGCTCTTAAGCATAAGTTTTATCATCCTAAGAAGGAAATGGAAGAtaagaaagcaaaagaaaataaGAGAGAGACACTTCCAGCAAAATCATGGACTACTATTACAACAGCTAATctcttctaatgaagacgttgctGAGAGGACAAAGATATTTTCTCTAGAAGAGATAGAAAAGGCAACTAATAATTTTGATGAAACTCGAATACTCGGCCACGGAGGACATGGTACAGTTTATAAAGGAATTTTGTCGGATCAACGTGTAGTCGCCGTAAAGAAGTCCAAAATAGTAAAGAAGAGTGAGATAGATCAATTCATCAATGAGGTTGTAATTCTTTCTCAaattaatcatagaaacatcgtaAGACTTTTTGGATGCTGTTTAGAAACAGAAGTTCCCTTATTAGTCTATGAATTCATCTCCAACGGAACCCTTGCAGACCATCTCCATGTTTCATATGGTAATTCTGCATTATCATGGGAAGATCGTCTGAGGATCGCTATAGAAATTGCCGGAGCACTTGCCTATCTACACTCAGCTGCTTCAATATCAATTTTACATAGAGATGTTAAGTCATCAAATATTCTTTTGGATGATCATTTCATGGCAAAAGTATCGGATTTTGGAACCTCAAGATTTATTCCGCTTGATGAAACTCATATAATTACTGCTATCCAAGGCACCTTTGGATACTTAGATCCAGAATATTACCAGACTAGTCAATTGACGGAGAAAAGTGATGTTTATAGCTTTGGGGTCATTCTTCTGGAGCTTTTGACCGGAAAGAAACCTGTTTTCTCCATTGAACATGAGAACACGCAAAACCTATCGATGTATTTTCTTCAAGCAATGAGAGAGAAGCATTCTTTTGATCTCGTAGAAGATCGTGTCATGAAAGAAGGAACTCAACGAGAGCTTTTGGAAATTATTCAATTGATAGAAACTTGTTTGAAGTTGAAGGGGATTGAAAGACCTACTATGAAAGAAGTGGAACATAAATTACAAAGCTTAAAAAGGATTAAAAAGAAGGAAGGATATCCCATTCGAGAAGGTATGGAAGAAACCGAGTATCTGTTAAGTGATTCATCTTATACTTTTTCTGATTCAGTTGACCAAACAACTGAGGGGATGTCTAGGAATTATAGCTTAGAAAAAGAATTCTTGTGGTCATTATATAATCTACGGTGA